The Solibacillus sp. FSL W7-1464 genome contains a region encoding:
- the pknB gene encoding Stk1 family PASTA domain-containing Ser/Thr kinase, producing MLVGKHISGRYKILKLIGGGGMSNVYLAHDIILSRDVAIKILRYDLSNEEELHRRFQREALSATSLTNPNIVSIYDVGEDADMHYIVMEYIKGKTLKQYIQEFSPLSAARSVHIMKQLTSAIAHAHENGIIHRDIKPQNILMDEEGNVKVTDFGIATSLGATSFTQTNSVIGTVHYLSPEQARGGLATMKSDIYALGIVFYELLTGELPFSGESAVSIALKHLQAETPSVREFDASIPQSVENIVLKATAKDQNHRYSDAEEMEEDLNSCLSLQRMNEPKFVPPVDDGATKLIPIIKDPKPVPVPVPEPSTGITEQTVRIDAKPPVKEEPKPSKPKKKKKKWPLIVGLLVLLTIGAVVAAVLLTPNRVVVEDVTDMTVEEAIRILEEQGFVIGEQEERNNEEIESGNIIETNPQAGRERDKGTTVDLIVSIGKELTKMEDFVGKHRDEVMDALEEFNDTEFREEYSSEHAAGVIIAQEPEAGEEIHVSETDVVLTVSRGQEQVTVRDLMAFNEANRTEYEKSSGFIVNETGEEYSDRPAGEVIRQTPKAGTKLEKGGTINVVISKGPKAKQEKFYTNTIEIPYEPFEEGMEQTVSIYIQDKTHTMAEPFDTITITEDTVYTIKLLIVEGDKAAYQVVRDNNVIENKTVTYEELPE from the coding sequence ATGCTAGTAGGAAAACATATAAGTGGCCGTTATAAAATTTTAAAATTAATTGGCGGAGGCGGGATGTCAAATGTTTATTTGGCACACGACATCATTTTAAGTCGTGACGTCGCAATTAAAATTTTGCGTTATGATCTATCAAATGAAGAAGAATTGCACCGTCGTTTCCAGCGAGAAGCATTGTCTGCAACAAGTTTGACTAATCCTAATATCGTAAGCATCTATGATGTTGGCGAAGATGCGGATATGCACTATATTGTTATGGAATATATTAAAGGGAAAACATTAAAACAATACATACAAGAGTTTTCGCCTTTATCTGCAGCGCGAAGTGTCCATATTATGAAGCAGCTAACATCTGCGATTGCCCATGCACATGAAAACGGTATTATTCATCGAGATATAAAGCCTCAAAATATATTGATGGACGAAGAAGGCAATGTGAAAGTTACTGATTTCGGTATTGCGACATCGCTTGGAGCAACAAGCTTTACACAAACAAACTCTGTCATCGGAACCGTCCATTATTTATCACCGGAGCAGGCGCGCGGCGGTTTGGCAACGATGAAGTCCGATATATATGCACTGGGAATTGTTTTTTACGAGCTTTTAACAGGAGAATTACCGTTTTCCGGAGAATCTGCTGTATCCATAGCGCTAAAGCATTTACAGGCGGAAACACCGTCAGTTCGTGAATTCGATGCAAGCATTCCGCAAAGCGTGGAAAATATCGTACTAAAAGCAACAGCAAAAGATCAAAATCACCGTTACAGCGATGCAGAAGAGATGGAAGAAGATTTAAATTCCTGCTTATCTTTGCAACGGATGAATGAACCTAAATTTGTGCCGCCGGTCGATGATGGGGCGACAAAGCTGATTCCGATTATAAAAGATCCTAAGCCTGTACCTGTCCCGGTTCCGGAGCCATCTACCGGAATAACGGAACAAACCGTCCGGATCGATGCAAAACCGCCAGTCAAGGAAGAACCAAAGCCATCAAAGCCAAAAAAGAAAAAGAAAAAATGGCCGCTAATCGTGGGGCTATTAGTTCTTTTAACAATTGGTGCAGTAGTAGCTGCTGTTCTTCTGACTCCAAATAGAGTCGTCGTAGAAGATGTGACGGATATGACGGTAGAAGAAGCCATTCGAATTTTAGAAGAGCAAGGTTTCGTTATCGGGGAACAAGAAGAACGCAATAATGAAGAGATTGAATCCGGAAATATCATTGAAACAAATCCGCAAGCTGGTCGGGAACGTGATAAAGGCACTACAGTGGATTTAATTGTCAGTATCGGCAAGGAATTGACAAAGATGGAGGACTTCGTCGGTAAGCACCGTGATGAGGTAATGGATGCTTTAGAAGAATTTAACGATACAGAATTCAGAGAGGAATATTCTTCCGAGCATGCAGCAGGTGTGATTATCGCTCAGGAACCTGAAGCCGGAGAGGAAATTCATGTCAGTGAGACGGATGTTGTATTAACGGTCAGTAGAGGACAAGAGCAAGTAACAGTGCGTGATTTAATGGCGTTTAACGAAGCAAACCGTACAGAATATGAAAAAAGCTCAGGTTTTATAGTGAATGAAACAGGCGAAGAGTATTCAGATAGACCTGCAGGTGAAGTAATCAGACAAACACCAAAAGCAGGCACAAAGCTTGAAAAAGGCGGCACAATTAATGTCGTCATCTCGAAAGGTCCGAAAGCAAAACAGGAAAAGTTCTATACAAATACAATAGAAATTCCATACGAGCCTTTTGAAGAAGGAATGGAACAAACAGTATCCATTTACATTCAGGATAAAACACATACGATGGCAGAACCTTTCGATACGATAACAATAACTGAAGACACTGTCTATACAATTAAGCTGTTAATTGTTGAAGGGGACAAAGCAGCCTATCAGGTTGTACGGGATAACAATGTAATCGAAAATAAAACAGTTACGTATGAAGAGTTGCCGGAATAA
- the rsgA gene encoding ribosome small subunit-dependent GTPase A: protein MAQAQIRKALSGYYYVEKDGVLIQCRARGIFRNRGESPLVGDFVEYSYDGESDGSIDKILERNNELVRPPIANVDQALLVFSAKEPDFNTVLLDRFLVVLESFHVQPIIILTKMDLMNDAERAHLQTYIDDYKEIGYEIIETYIDDPTLLETIKPYLQEKTSVLAGQSGVGKSTLLNTLLPELDLKTGIISKSLGRGKHTTRHVELIEVCGGLLADTPGFSSFDFEMIEKEELTSCLPEFERISENCKFRGCLHIKEPKCAVKQAVETGEIRSYRYEHYEQILQEIIDRKPRY from the coding sequence ATGGCGCAAGCCCAAATTCGAAAAGCATTAAGCGGATATTATTATGTTGAAAAAGACGGTGTTTTAATTCAATGCCGTGCTCGTGGGATTTTCCGCAATCGCGGAGAATCTCCACTTGTCGGCGATTTTGTGGAATACTCCTATGATGGGGAATCGGATGGTTCCATCGATAAAATTCTGGAACGAAACAATGAACTTGTTCGACCGCCGATTGCGAATGTGGACCAGGCATTATTAGTGTTTTCCGCAAAAGAACCTGATTTTAATACAGTATTGCTCGACCGGTTTTTAGTCGTACTCGAGTCGTTCCATGTGCAGCCGATCATTATTTTAACAAAGATGGATTTAATGAATGATGCAGAACGTGCGCATTTACAAACATATATCGACGACTATAAAGAAATCGGCTATGAGATTATTGAAACTTATATTGATGATCCAACATTACTGGAAACGATCAAACCATACTTGCAGGAAAAAACATCGGTGCTTGCGGGACAGTCAGGTGTTGGAAAGTCTACATTACTAAACACATTACTTCCTGAGCTTGATTTGAAAACAGGTATTATTTCAAAAAGTTTAGGACGCGGGAAACATACAACGCGCCATGTAGAGCTTATTGAAGTGTGCGGCGGACTATTGGCAGATACACCGGGATTCAGTTCTTTCGATTTTGAAATGATAGAAAAAGAAGAGCTGACATCTTGTTTACCAGAGTTCGAACGAATTAGCGAGAATTGTAAGTTCCGTGGCTGCCTGCATATAAAAGAACCGAAATGTGCAGTAAAACAAGCGGTAGAAACCGGTGAAATCCGTTCGTACCGCTATGAGCATTACGAACAAATTTTACAAGAAATTATTGACCGAAAGCCGAGGTATTAG
- the rpe gene encoding ribulose-phosphate 3-epimerase, translating to MIKIAPSILAADFAKLGQEVKEVEAAGAELIHIDVMDGHFVPNISFGAIALEAIRPLSTLPMDVHLMIENPDQYIEQFAKAGADYITVHVEACRHLHRTIQLIRSYGVKPGVVLNPHTPIESIQHILEDIDMVLFMTVNPGFGGQKFIESVVPKVEALSNIIKERGLNIEIEIDGGINAETIVPCAKAGATVFVAGSAIYSKEDRAKALQEIKQAGLAAIQ from the coding sequence ATGATTAAAATTGCACCATCAATTTTAGCAGCAGACTTTGCAAAGCTGGGACAAGAGGTAAAAGAAGTAGAAGCAGCAGGAGCCGAATTGATTCATATCGATGTTATGGACGGCCATTTTGTGCCGAATATTTCATTTGGTGCGATCGCATTGGAAGCAATTCGTCCTCTTTCCACATTACCGATGGACGTGCATTTAATGATTGAAAATCCGGACCAGTACATTGAACAATTTGCGAAAGCCGGCGCAGACTACATTACAGTACATGTTGAAGCATGCCGCCATTTGCACCGTACGATTCAGTTAATCCGTTCATATGGTGTGAAACCGGGTGTTGTATTAAATCCGCATACGCCGATTGAGTCGATTCAGCATATTTTGGAGGATATTGATATGGTGCTGTTTATGACGGTGAACCCAGGCTTTGGCGGGCAAAAGTTCATTGAATCGGTTGTGCCGAAAGTTGAAGCATTATCGAACATCATTAAAGAACGTGGCCTGAATATCGAAATTGAAATTGACGGCGGAATTAACGCTGAAACAATCGTACCTTGTGCAAAAGCAGGTGCAACGGTTTTTGTTGCCGGTTCAGCTATTTACAGTAAAGAAGATCGCGCAAAAGCTTTACAGGAAATCAAACAAGCAGGATTAGCGGCAATTCAGTGA
- a CDS encoding thiamine diphosphokinase, translating into MIVAICSGGPVHEVAFSLTPDIWVGVDRGALYLVDKGIQPHSIVGDFDSITAEEFARISEVVDHVEQFQAEKDETDTDLALQKALTYEPQEVFLTGVTGGRLDHYEATLRSVFLMQQQYPHITFKIINSHNIIQFLLPGEHILTEDHYSYISFFAYGKTLENVTLRGVKYETTDEVIEQGTTRFTSNEIIGTGSISFREGICLMIKSKD; encoded by the coding sequence GTGATTGTGGCAATCTGCTCAGGCGGCCCCGTTCACGAGGTCGCCTTTTCTTTAACACCGGATATATGGGTCGGAGTCGACCGGGGGGCATTGTATTTGGTGGATAAAGGGATACAGCCGCATAGCATTGTCGGCGATTTTGATTCCATTACAGCAGAGGAATTTGCGCGGATTTCCGAAGTTGTAGACCATGTTGAACAGTTTCAGGCGGAAAAAGATGAGACGGATACAGACTTGGCTTTGCAGAAGGCGCTTACATATGAACCGCAGGAAGTTTTTTTGACGGGTGTCACAGGCGGGCGCCTAGATCATTACGAGGCGACTCTAAGATCTGTTTTTCTTATGCAGCAGCAGTATCCTCACATTACTTTTAAAATCATTAATTCTCATAATATTATTCAATTTTTACTGCCGGGCGAACATATTTTGACAGAAGACCATTATTCCTATATATCCTTTTTCGCTTACGGGAAGACTCTTGAGAACGTTACGTTGCGTGGGGTTAAATATGAAACGACAGATGAAGTGATTGAGCAGGGGACAACGCGTTTCACAAGCAATGAAATAATAGGTACAGGGTCTATTTCATTTAGGGAAGGCATATGTTTAATGATAAAGAGTAAAGATTAA
- the rpmB gene encoding 50S ribosomal protein L28: MPKQCVITGRKARTGNNRSHAMNANKRTWGANLQKVRILVDGKPKRVWVSARALKSGKIERV; this comes from the coding sequence ATGCCAAAACAATGCGTAATTACTGGCCGTAAAGCTCGTACAGGCAACAACCGTTCACACGCTATGAACGCTAACAAACGTACTTGGGGTGCTAACCTTCAAAAAGTTCGTATCTTAGTTGACGGTAAGCCAAAACGTGTATGGGTTTCTGCTCGTGCTTTAAAATCAGGTAAAATCGAACGCGTATAA
- a CDS encoding diacylglycerol/lipid kinase family protein — translation MKKCMVIINPSSGKENASEYEKKIIGQLHNYEVVVKETAGEKDATRFAKIACDEHYDAVILVGGDGTLNEGINGIAEQPHRPVVGIVPLGTVNDFARALDISLDPDEAIALLGGKTTKSDIGKVNDHYFTNVIAIGMLAEAVGDVSVEQKTSLGSLAYLFEGVKAAIQNESYEMEVTADGQTYKEKMMLFICVLTDSVGSFRQMNEEADKSDGLLHGFIIKSTNTLQVVGTAKNLLTGNYENDDNIIKFNAREMHINANDALPLNVDGDLISQLPAKISILHNHIEFFSK, via the coding sequence ATGAAAAAATGTATGGTCATCATAAATCCATCTTCAGGAAAAGAAAATGCGAGTGAGTATGAAAAGAAAATAATCGGACAATTACATAATTATGAAGTCGTTGTAAAAGAAACGGCAGGCGAAAAGGATGCAACACGCTTTGCGAAAATAGCATGTGACGAGCATTATGATGCGGTCATTTTAGTCGGCGGTGACGGTACATTAAATGAAGGGATCAATGGTATCGCTGAACAGCCTCACCGTCCTGTTGTTGGAATTGTTCCATTAGGCACAGTCAATGATTTTGCAAGGGCATTGGACATTTCTCTTGATCCGGACGAGGCAATAGCTTTACTGGGCGGAAAAACTACAAAATCGGACATCGGCAAAGTGAACGATCATTATTTCACGAATGTCATCGCAATCGGAATGTTGGCAGAAGCGGTTGGCGATGTATCAGTTGAGCAAAAAACATCCCTTGGTTCGCTCGCCTATTTATTTGAAGGTGTAAAAGCAGCCATTCAAAATGAGTCTTACGAAATGGAAGTAACGGCAGATGGACAAACGTATAAAGAAAAGATGATGCTCTTCATCTGTGTGTTGACCGATTCGGTCGGAAGCTTCCGCCAAATGAATGAAGAAGCCGACAAATCAGACGGCCTCTTGCACGGATTTATTATTAAAAGTACGAACACACTACAGGTAGTGGGCACGGCTAAAAATCTGCTGACAGGCAATTATGAGAACGACGACAATATTATTAAATTCAATGCACGTGAAATGCATATTAACGCGAATGATGCACTTCCGCTGAATGTAGACGGTGATTTAATCAGCCAACTTCCGGCGAAAATCTCCATTTTGCATAATCATATCGAATTTTTCTCGAAATAA
- a CDS encoding Asp23/Gls24 family envelope stress response protein, whose protein sequence is MSVELNNEFGHIDISNDVIAQIAGGAAIECYGIVGMASKHQIRDGLTDILRKENFAKGVLIRQEGDDLHIDMYIIVSYGTKISEIAYQVQSKVKYTVNKTLGMSVKSVNIFVQGVRVANV, encoded by the coding sequence ATGTCAGTAGAATTAAATAACGAATTCGGTCATATTGATATATCCAATGATGTTATTGCTCAAATTGCTGGTGGAGCAGCGATTGAATGCTATGGCATTGTAGGCATGGCATCAAAACATCAAATTCGTGATGGTTTAACAGATATTTTACGAAAAGAGAATTTTGCAAAAGGTGTGCTCATCCGCCAAGAAGGTGATGACTTACATATTGATATGTACATTATTGTAAGCTATGGTACGAAAATTTCTGAAATCGCTTATCAAGTACAATCCAAAGTAAAATATACAGTAAATAAAACATTAGGTATGAGCGTTAAATCAGTTAATATTTTTGTTCAAGGCGTTCGTGTTGCGAATGTGTAA
- a CDS encoding DAK2 domain-containing protein, which translates to MKSLDGIKFAEMVQMGAHHLYQNAAYVDSLNVFPVPDGDTGTNMNLSMTSGADETEANVSAHIGKTAQALSKGLLMGARGNSGVILSQLFRGFGKAIEKEAEIDAKGLANAFQAGVDTAYKAVMKPVEGTILTVAREAAAKGVEVAETEEDMIVLMEAFIEEAKQSLNRTPDLLPVLKEVGVVDSGGQGLLFVYEGFLASMKGEPLPEKNESSLDDLINAEHHRVQDFMDTSDIEFGYCTEIMVRFEEDKSPFDEEQFRQELNPMGDSLLVISDDEIAKVHIHSETPGAVLAAGQKYGSLIKIKVDNMREQHSAIVNDAPQAPAKQQKTKVPYAIVTIAMGEGVSNLLRSIGASYVIEGGQTMNPSTEDIVKAVKEIGAERVLILPNNKNIIMAAEQAAELLEIEAAVVPTKTIPQGMAAILAFNHAESVETNKANMTQGFAHVKTGQVTFAVRDTSIDGVEIRKDDYMALAEGKIILSTPEMMDAAKKVLEGLMDEDSEIITIIYGEDATAEQAEELQNFIEENYPDAEVEIVEGKQSLYPFILSVE; encoded by the coding sequence ATGAAGTCTTTAGACGGAATTAAATTTGCTGAAATGGTACAAATGGGTGCACATCACCTGTACCAAAACGCAGCTTATGTAGATTCGCTAAATGTATTCCCTGTGCCGGATGGCGATACAGGGACAAATATGAATTTATCAATGACATCTGGTGCAGATGAAACAGAAGCCAATGTAAGTGCACATATCGGTAAAACAGCTCAGGCTTTATCAAAAGGCTTATTAATGGGCGCTCGCGGTAACTCAGGCGTAATTTTATCGCAGTTATTCCGCGGGTTCGGCAAAGCGATTGAAAAAGAAGCTGAAATCGATGCAAAAGGTTTAGCGAACGCATTTCAGGCCGGTGTAGATACGGCCTATAAAGCCGTTATGAAACCAGTGGAAGGGACAATCCTGACGGTTGCTCGTGAAGCGGCAGCAAAAGGTGTGGAAGTTGCTGAAACAGAAGAAGATATGATTGTCCTGATGGAAGCGTTCATCGAGGAAGCAAAACAATCATTAAACCGTACGCCGGATCTTTTACCTGTATTGAAAGAAGTGGGCGTTGTTGATAGCGGCGGACAAGGATTGCTTTTCGTTTACGAAGGATTCCTTGCTTCCATGAAAGGCGAGCCACTACCGGAAAAGAATGAATCTTCACTGGATGATTTAATAAATGCAGAACATCACCGTGTACAAGACTTCATGGACACATCTGACATTGAATTTGGCTATTGTACAGAAATCATGGTGCGTTTCGAGGAAGATAAATCACCATTTGATGAGGAGCAGTTCCGCCAAGAACTGAATCCGATGGGCGATTCATTACTCGTAATATCGGATGATGAAATTGCGAAAGTACATATACACTCGGAAACTCCAGGTGCCGTACTTGCAGCGGGTCAAAAATATGGTAGCTTAATTAAGATTAAAGTAGATAATATGCGTGAACAGCATTCTGCAATTGTCAACGATGCACCACAAGCACCTGCGAAACAGCAAAAAACAAAAGTACCATATGCGATTGTAACGATTGCAATGGGTGAAGGTGTATCCAATCTACTCCGCTCGATCGGTGCTTCTTATGTTATCGAAGGCGGACAAACGATGAACCCTTCTACAGAAGATATCGTAAAAGCGGTAAAAGAAATCGGTGCAGAACGTGTACTGATTTTACCGAACAACAAAAATATCATTATGGCGGCAGAGCAAGCAGCTGAACTTCTTGAAATTGAAGCAGCGGTTGTGCCGACAAAAACGATCCCTCAAGGAATGGCAGCTATTTTAGCGTTCAATCATGCTGAATCGGTTGAAACGAATAAAGCAAATATGACACAAGGCTTTGCGCATGTGAAGACTGGTCAAGTAACATTTGCTGTACGTGATACATCGATTGACGGTGTTGAGATCCGTAAAGATGATTATATGGCATTGGCTGAAGGTAAAATTATTTTATCGACTCCTGAAATGATGGATGCAGCGAAAAAAGTGCTTGAAGGATTGATGGATGAAGATTCGGAAATCATCACAATCATTTATGGTGAAGACGCAACAGCGGAACAAGCAGAAGAATTACAAAACTTTATTGAAGAAAATTATCCGGATGCTGAAGTGGAAATTGTTGAAGGTAAGCAATCCCTGTATCCGTTCATTTTATCTGTAGAATAA
- the sdaAB gene encoding L-serine ammonia-lyase, iron-sulfur-dependent subunit beta codes for MKFTSVFDIIGPVMIGPSSSHTAGAARIGRVARDLFGRQPKWAKIYLYGSFAETYRGHGTDVAIIGGLLDYDTDDERIKTSFAEAEKAGLQFEFIPETANKEHPNTARILMGDDESEMSVEGISIGGGKIEISEVNGFKLRLTGGMPAILVVHDDRAGCIANVANCLAMHDVNIGHMEVSRIERGLTALMVIEVDQNIDQRLLEQISYIPHITKVSKINN; via the coding sequence ATGAAATTTACATCAGTTTTTGACATTATTGGACCTGTTATGATTGGTCCGTCCTCTTCACATACAGCAGGGGCAGCACGAATCGGACGTGTTGCACGCGACTTGTTTGGGCGCCAGCCGAAATGGGCGAAAATTTATTTATACGGCTCTTTTGCCGAAACATACCGCGGTCATGGTACGGATGTGGCGATTATCGGCGGGTTACTAGATTACGATACGGATGATGAACGTATTAAAACTTCTTTTGCAGAAGCAGAAAAAGCAGGCTTGCAATTTGAATTTATTCCGGAAACAGCTAATAAAGAGCATCCGAATACCGCACGTATATTAATGGGTGATGACGAATCGGAAATGAGCGTTGAAGGCATTTCAATCGGCGGCGGTAAAATTGAAATCAGTGAAGTGAATGGATTTAAGCTGCGTCTGACAGGCGGGATGCCGGCAATTTTAGTTGTGCATGATGACCGTGCAGGCTGTATTGCGAACGTGGCGAACTGTCTAGCCATGCATGATGTCAATATTGGACATATGGAAGTGTCGCGTATTGAACGTGGTTTAACCGCTTTAATGGTAATTGAAGTCGATCAAAACATCGATCAGCGTCTGTTGGAGCAGATTTCATATATTCCACATATTACGAAAGTATCGAAAATTAATAACTAA
- the sdaAA gene encoding L-serine ammonia-lyase, iron-sulfur-dependent, subunit alpha, with product MDVLFRSVRELVELAEREGKLISELMIEQEMLITGRSREEIFKQMDRNLTIMEEAVERGLKGVQSVTGLTGGDAVLIQNYIKKGNTLTGDLLLDAVSKAVATNEVNAAMGTICATPTAGSAGVVPGTLFAVKNKLNPTREQMIRYLFTSGAFGFIVANNASISGAEGGCQAEVGSASAMAAAAIVEMAGGTAQQSSEAFAITLKNMLGLVCDPVAGLVEVPCVKRNAMGASNSLVAADMALAGVTSRIPCDEVIGAMYRIGQAMSPNLKETARGGLAATPTGKAITHAIFEGGDLKSLLKSRVGSN from the coding sequence ATGGATGTTTTATTCCGCAGTGTTCGTGAGCTGGTGGAGTTGGCCGAAAGAGAAGGAAAGCTTATTTCCGAATTGATGATTGAGCAGGAAATGTTGATTACAGGTCGCTCGCGTGAAGAAATTTTTAAACAAATGGACCGTAACTTAACGATTATGGAAGAAGCGGTTGAGCGCGGCTTAAAAGGTGTACAATCCGTAACAGGTTTAACGGGCGGCGATGCTGTCCTCATTCAAAATTATATTAAAAAAGGCAATACATTAACCGGTGATCTTTTACTTGATGCTGTCAGCAAAGCTGTTGCGACAAATGAAGTAAATGCGGCAATGGGGACAATTTGTGCGACACCTACTGCAGGTTCGGCGGGAGTTGTTCCGGGAACGTTATTTGCAGTGAAAAATAAGTTGAATCCGACACGTGAACAGATGATCCGTTATTTATTCACATCGGGAGCATTTGGTTTTATCGTTGCGAACAATGCTTCCATTTCAGGTGCGGAAGGCGGCTGTCAGGCAGAAGTTGGCAGTGCATCGGCAATGGCCGCTGCAGCAATTGTGGAAATGGCTGGCGGAACAGCACAGCAAAGTTCGGAAGCATTTGCGATCACATTGAAAAATATGCTCGGCTTAGTATGTGACCCGGTTGCAGGGCTAGTGGAAGTACCTTGTGTTAAACGTAATGCAATGGGGGCATCCAACTCATTAGTCGCAGCAGATATGGCATTGGCTGGTGTGACAAGCCGTATTCCGTGTGATGAGGTAATCGGCGCAATGTACCGCATCGGTCAGGCAATGAGCCCGAACTTGAAAGAAACAGCTCGTGGCGGTTTAGCCGCAACACCAACAGGCAAAGCCATTACCCATGCAATCTTTGAAGGCGGAGACCTGAAAAGCCTGCTTAAATCACGTGTAGGCAGTAACTAA